One part of the Vicia villosa cultivar HV-30 ecotype Madison, WI linkage group LG6, Vvil1.0, whole genome shotgun sequence genome encodes these proteins:
- the LOC131608861 gene encoding EID1-like F-box protein 2: MIITKQYRCIHSASCQCSKGHLSEDAIFLVFHNLKWNPKLIATLSCVCKWFDDLAKRVLWKEFCGTRAPKMLCDLQSTGSHVVDGNWRALGKLLTYCSGCTKGGLFKTIQNQIPGHFVYQTRFSRTSGKSFLLPQCRTDVLYVSDPCEHLDQGEEEDLGFFRGVFKSFATSKVRKMLISKGVKLHQTEVCPYCKAKLWSMQQAKMIPQSASCRLGSYEDGIEYYVCLNGHMIGICTLLPLSDSEEAPELDGVTVQ, translated from the coding sequence ATGATTATCACCAAGCAGTACCGATGCATACATTCCGCTAGCTGTCAATGCTCTAAAGGTCATTTAAGTGAAGATGCGATTTTCTTAGTGTTTCATAACTTAAAATGGAATCCAAAGCTAATTGCTACACTGTCATGTGTGTGCAAATGGTTTGATGATCTTGCCAAGCGAGTTCTTTGGAAAGAGTTTTGTGGAACAAGAGCTCCAAAGATGTTGTGTGATCTGCAATCTACCGGGAGCCATGTTGTTGATGGGAACTGGAGAGCTTTAGGGAAGCTTCTTACATACTGTTCAGGATGCACAAAAGGTGGCTTGTTTAAAACTATTCAGAACCAGATCCCTGGTCACTTTGTATATCAGACTCGGTTTTCTAGAACATCGGGGAAGAGCTTTCTTTTGCCACAATGCAGAACTGATGTTTTGTATGTGTCTGATCCTTGTGAGCATCTTGATCAAGGTGAAGAAGAAGATTTAGGATTCTTCCGAGGAGTTTTTAAGTCGTTTGCAACGTCAAAGGTCCGAAAGATGCTTATTAGTAAAGGTGTTAAGCTCCATCAAACAGAAGTTTGCCCTTATTGTAAGGCGAAGCTTTGGAGCATGCAGCAAGCGAAAATGATTCCTCAAAGTGCTAGTTGCAGGCTTGGTTCTTATGAAGATGGTATTGAATATTATGTGTGTCTCAACGGTCACATGATTGGGATATGTACCCTATTACCATTGTCTGATTCAGAAGAGGCACCTGAGTTGGATGGAGTAACAGTTCAATGA
- the LOC131608860 gene encoding chaperone protein ClpB3, chloroplastic, translating to MASTTSFSLPHTVPIPSHRNHARCFSHHRHGSLSFSAKPISLRSSFSFYQRHLHANGFCRTQTKFSRFSVRCEASTGNGRITQQEFTEMAWQAIVSSPEVAKENNHQIVETEHLMKALLEQKNGLARRIFSKVGVDNTQLLEATDKYIQRQPKIVGESAGSMLGRDLEALVQRARDFKKDYGDSFVSVEHLVLGFIQDQRFGKQLFKDFQISKQALKSAVESIRGHQSVIDQDPEGKYEALEKYGKDLTAMAKAGKLDPVIGRDDEIRRCIQILSRRTKNNPVLIGEPGVGKTAISEGLAQRIVQGDVPQALMNRKLISLDMGALIAGAKYRGEFEDRLKAVIKEVTESDGQTILFIDEIHTVVGAGATNGAMDAGNLLKPMLGRGELRCIGATTLDEYRKYIEKDPALERRFQQVYVDQPTVEDTVSILRGLRERYELHHGVRISDGALVEAAILSDRYISGRFLPDKAIDLVDEAAAKLKMEITSKPTVLDEINRSVLKLEMERLSLMNDTDKASKDRLNRLEAELSLLKDKQAELTEQWEHEKTVMTRIQSIKEEIDRVNLEIQQAEREYDLNRAAELKYGSLNSLQRQLESAEKELDEYMNSGKSMLREEVTGNDISEIVSKWTGIPVSKLQQSEKEKLLYLEEVLHKRVVGQDPAVKAVAEAIQRSRAGLSDPHRPIASFMFMGPTGVGKTELAKTLASYMFNTEEALVRIDMSEYMEKHAVSRLIGAPPGYVGYEEGGQLTEIVRRRPYAVILFDEIEKAHSDVFNVFLQILDDGRVTDSQGRTVSFTNTVIIMTSNVGSQYILNTDTDDDTAPKELAYETIKQRVMDAARSIFRPEFMNRVDEYIVFQPLDREQINSIVRIQLDRVQKRIADRKMKIRVTDAAVELLGSLGYDPSYGARPVKRVIQQNVENELAKGILRGEFKDEDTILVDTEVSAFSNNQLPTQKLVFRKIEAESKSSPQESMEHAQQAS from the exons ATGGCTTCTACGACGTCGTTTTCTCTTCCTCACACAGTTCCAATTCCATCTCACAGAAACCATGCTCGATGCTTCTCTCACCATCGCCATggttctctctctttctctgctAAACCAATTTCCCTCAGATCATCGTTTTCGTTCTATCAAAGACACCTTCATGCAAATGGATTTTGCAGAACTCAAACGAAGTTCTCGCGGTTCTCTGTTCGATGTGAAGCTTCAACTGGAAATGGAAGG ATTACACAGCAAGAGTTCACAGAGATGGCTTGGCAGGCAATAGTTTCGTCTCCGGAGGTGGCTAAAGAGAACAATCATCAGATTGTGGAGACAGAGCACCTAATGAAGGCTTTGTTGGAGCAGAAGAATGGACTTGCTCGCAGGATCTTTTCCAAGGTTGGAGTGGATAATACTCAGCTTCTCGAAGCTACTGATAAGTACATTCAGCGGCAACCCAAG ATTGTAGGGGAATCAGCTGGTTCAATGTTGGGGCGCGATTTGGAGGCATTGGTTCAGAGAGCCAGGGACTTCAAGAAAGATTACGGGGATTCATTTGTTTCAGTTGAGCACTTGGTTCTTGGATTTATCCAGGATCAACGATTTGGGAAGCAACTCTTTAAAGATTTTCAAATATCTAAGCAGGCTCTAAAATCTGCAGTCGAGTCCATTAGGGGACACCAGTCAGTGATTGATCAAG ATCCTGAAGGAAAGTATGAAGCATTGGAAAAATATGGAAAAGACCTGACAGCAATGGCAAAAGCAGGAAAACTTGATCCAGTTATAGGAAGAGATGATGAAATACGCAGGTGCATCCAAATTCTCTCTAGGAGAACAAAGAACAATCCTGTGCTGATTGGTGAGCCTGGTGTTGGAAAGACTGCAATTTCTGAAGG ACTTGCTCAGAGAATCGTGCAAGGAGATGTTCCTCAAGCTTTGATGAACCGTAAG CTTATATCCCTTGATATGGGTGCACTTATTGCTGGAGCAAAATACCGGGGAGAATTCGAAGATAGGCTGAAAGCTGTTATTAAAGAAGTAACAGAATCTGATGGTCAAACTATCCTTTTCATTGATGAGATTCATACAGTTGTTGGAGCAG GTGCTACAAATGGTGCCATGGATGCTGGCAACCTCTTAAAGCCTATGCTTGGTAGAGGGGAGCTGCGGTGTATTGGTGCGACAACACTTGATGAATATCGGAAGTATATTGAGAAGGACCCAGCACTAGAACGTCGTTTCCAGCAAGTATATGTTGATCAACCTACTGTTGAAGATACAGTTTCAATACTAAGGGGGCTGCGGGAAAGGTACGAGCTACATCATGGAGTCCGGATTTCTGACGGTGCACTTGTGGAAGCTGCAATTCTCTCAGATCGATATATCAGTGGGAGATTTTTGCCTGATAAAG CTATTGATTTGGTTGATGAGGCAGCTGCCAAACTGAAAATGGAAATCACTTCAAAACCTACTGTACTTGATGAGATTAATCGGTCAGTCCTGAAACTAGAGATGGAGAGACTCTCTTTAATGAATGATACAGACAAGGCTTCTAAAGATAGGCTAAATCGTCTTGAAGCAGAGCTATCTCTCTTAAAAGATAAACAAGCTGAGCTGACTGAACAATGGGAGCATGAAAAGACTGTAATGACTCGGATTCAATCAATCAAAGAAGAG ATAGACAGAGTGAATCTTGAGATCCAACAGGCTGAGCGAGAGTATGATCTAAACCGTGCGGCTGAATTGAAATATGGCAGCCTAAATTCCTTGCAACGCCAACTTGAGAGTGCAGAGAAGGAGTTAGATGAATATATGAACTCCGGGAAGTCTATGCTGAGAGAGGAAGTTACAGGAAATGATATTTCTGAAATTGTAAGCAAGTGGACCGGCATTCCCGTTTCAAAACTTCAACAATCGGAGAAGGAGAAGTTGCTGTATTTAGAGGAAGTGCTTCATAAGCGTGTTGTAGGTCAAGATCCTGCTGTGAAGGCAGTAGCTGAAGCTATCCAACGTTCCAGAGCAGGTCTTTCAGATCCTCACCGTCCGATTGCTAGCTTCATGTTTATGGGACCTACGGGTGTAGGAAAAACTGAGCTGGCTAAGACACTAGCTTCCTACATGTTCAATACAGAAGAAGCACTTGTAAGAATCGATATGAGCGAATACATGGAAAAGCATGCAGTTTCAAGATTGATCGGAGCACCACCTGGATATGTTGGGTACGAAGAGGGAGGGCAGCTTACCGAAATAGTTCGCCGTAGACCTTACGCTGTTATTTTATTTGACGAGATTGAGAAGGCACACTCGGATGTCTTCAATGTGTTCCTTCAAATTTTGGATGATGGAAGAGTAACTGACTCACAAGGTCGAACTGTGAGTTTTACCAACACTGTTATCATTATGACCTCAAATGTTGGATCACAGTACATTCTCAACACAGATACAGATGACGACACTGCGCCTAAAGAGTTAGCTTATGAAACCATAAAGCAGCGAGTAATGGACGCTGCAAGATCTATCTTTCGCCCCGAGTTTATGAATAGAGTTGATGAATATATTGTTTTCCAGCCTCTCGACCGTGAGCAAATAAATAGCATTGTCAGAATACAG TTGGATCGTGTGCAGAAGAGAATAGCCGATCGCAAGATGAAAATCCGTGTGACAGATGCTGCCGTCGAACTTCTCGGAAGCTTAGGATATGACCCTAGCTATGGAGCTAGACCAGTGAAGAGAGTGATTCAGCAAAATGTGGAGAATGAACTTGCAAAGGGTATTCTGAGAGGAGAATTTAAGGATGAGGACACAATTTTAGTAGACACGGAAGTTTCGGCATTTTCCAACAATCAACTTCCAACGCAAAAGCTAGTTTTTAGGAAGATTGAAGCTGAGTCAAAATCTTCACCACAGGAAAGCATGGAACACGCTCAACAAGCTTCCTGA